In Phycisphaerae bacterium, a single window of DNA contains:
- a CDS encoding acyl-CoA dehydrogenase family protein, protein MDFDLSDDLIALRDMARKFAAENIAPNARTWDREADLPREVVAKMAELGFLGIFIPEEFGGCGFGDLQATVIMEEIARQCGATALLLDAHNALCCAHLLIGANDAQKKKYLPPLARGDYVGAWALSEPGCGSDAAALTSTAELKGNEWVLNGAKHWITNGHYAGVYVITARTKPEGGPKGISAFIVERDTPGLIIGPKEDKLGMRGSDTVGLTLEDLRIPKENLCGELHGGFKDAMRVLERGRITISAMSVGLARGAVEESLAYSKMRQAFGKPLFEHQSIQFKLADMAMQMDAARLLTRRAAILSDSGRPANIMASMAKLLSSETATRACMEAIQIHGGMGYTKEVPVERYMRDAKLCEIGEGSSEIQRMIIARHLLEL, encoded by the coding sequence ATGGATTTTGACCTCTCCGACGATCTAATTGCACTGCGTGACATGGCCCGGAAGTTCGCTGCCGAGAACATTGCGCCGAATGCACGCACATGGGACCGCGAGGCTGACCTTCCCCGCGAGGTCGTTGCGAAAATGGCGGAATTAGGATTTCTGGGGATTTTTATCCCTGAGGAATTCGGGGGTTGCGGATTCGGTGACCTGCAAGCCACGGTCATTATGGAGGAAATCGCGCGGCAATGCGGCGCCACAGCGCTGCTGCTGGACGCGCACAACGCATTGTGCTGTGCTCACCTGCTGATCGGAGCGAATGACGCCCAGAAAAAGAAGTACCTGCCGCCGCTGGCCCGGGGTGATTACGTGGGCGCATGGGCGCTCTCCGAGCCCGGCTGTGGAAGTGATGCGGCGGCGCTCACCTCCACAGCGGAACTCAAGGGCAATGAGTGGGTGCTCAACGGGGCCAAGCACTGGATCACCAACGGCCACTACGCGGGCGTCTACGTCATTACCGCGCGAACCAAGCCGGAGGGCGGTCCCAAGGGCATCAGCGCGTTCATCGTCGAACGGGATACGCCGGGCCTGATCATCGGTCCCAAGGAAGACAAGCTGGGCATGCGCGGATCTGACACGGTCGGCCTGACGCTCGAGGATCTGCGAATTCCCAAGGAGAACCTCTGCGGCGAATTACACGGAGGCTTTAAGGATGCTATGCGCGTTCTGGAGCGCGGGCGAATCACGATCTCAGCGATGTCCGTTGGACTCGCCCGGGGCGCCGTGGAAGAGTCCCTGGCCTACTCCAAGATGCGACAGGCATTCGGCAAGCCGCTGTTCGAGCACCAGTCAATTCAATTCAAGCTGGCGGACATGGCCATGCAGATGGACGCGGCGCGCCTCCTGACGCGGCGCGCGGCGATTCTGTCCGATTCCGGTCGCCCGGCCAACATCATGGCGTCGATGGCCAAGCTCTTATCTTCCGAGACTGCCACCCGGGCATGCATGGAAGCCATCCAGATTCACGGGGGCATGGGCTACACCAAGGAAGTGCCCGTGGAGAGGTACATGCGTGACGCCAAGCTGTGCGAGATTGGCGAGGGATCGAGCGAGATTCAGCGGATGATCATCGCGCGGCATTTGCTGGAGTTGTAG
- a CDS encoding acyl-CoA dehydrogenase family protein — protein MPLIPLEVELEEDHRLLLDAVREYAQHELLPLDRKWDRDESSVIEVLPHLGEMGLLNLCVPEEYGGLAVPYRVYAAIIYELAKWSPSVAVTIAVHSMVGKILTKFVEGAAREEWLQGWGRPEHFGAFALSEAGAGSDAAAVRTTADRSEGGWVLNGEKMWITNGMHARWILTLARVQGVPEREALCAFVVDAQENGVKRDKILGKMGIRGSETAVISLSGVFVPMEHRVGKPGQGLAACLSSLNEGRIGIAAQAAGIAEACLDEMVTYAREREQFGRPIGKFQAVANMIADSAVELEASRSLIWRAAGDVDAGRLDPTAASMAKLYATEAANRIAYRAVQVHGGTGYVNECRVEQLYRDARVTTIYEGTSEVQRIVIARQIGQQ, from the coding sequence ATGCCGCTGATACCGCTTGAGGTTGAACTCGAAGAAGATCATCGCCTGCTGCTCGACGCGGTCCGGGAGTACGCTCAACACGAGCTCCTGCCGCTGGATCGCAAATGGGACCGGGATGAGTCCAGCGTCATCGAGGTTCTGCCTCATCTCGGAGAAATGGGGCTGCTGAATCTGTGCGTTCCTGAAGAATACGGCGGGCTGGCGGTACCGTATCGGGTTTACGCCGCGATCATCTACGAACTCGCCAAATGGTCGCCCTCGGTCGCGGTGACCATTGCCGTACACAGCATGGTTGGAAAAATCCTGACAAAGTTTGTCGAGGGCGCGGCACGCGAGGAATGGCTGCAAGGCTGGGGCCGGCCGGAGCACTTCGGGGCGTTCGCCCTCTCGGAGGCCGGTGCCGGCAGCGACGCCGCCGCGGTGCGCACGACCGCGGACAGGTCCGAAGGAGGCTGGGTCCTCAACGGCGAGAAGATGTGGATCACCAACGGGATGCATGCCCGCTGGATACTGACCCTGGCTCGCGTGCAGGGCGTGCCGGAGAGGGAGGCTCTTTGCGCGTTCGTAGTGGATGCCCAGGAAAATGGCGTCAAGCGAGACAAGATTCTGGGAAAGATGGGTATTCGGGGAAGCGAAACCGCGGTCATCAGTTTGAGCGGGGTTTTCGTCCCGATGGAGCACCGTGTGGGCAAGCCGGGTCAAGGGCTCGCCGCTTGCCTTTCCAGCCTCAATGAAGGGCGCATCGGTATTGCTGCGCAGGCCGCCGGAATCGCCGAGGCGTGTTTGGATGAAATGGTCACGTACGCCCGAGAGCGCGAGCAGTTCGGCCGGCCGATCGGAAAATTTCAGGCCGTCGCCAATATGATCGCTGACAGCGCCGTCGAGCTGGAGGCAAGTCGTTCGCTCATCTGGCGGGCGGCCGGAGATGTGGACGCTGGTCGCTTGGACCCGACCGCTGCCTCCATGGCCAAGCTCTACGCTACCGAGGCGGCTAACCGTATCGCCTACCGGGCCGTTCAGGTCCATGGCGGAACCGGGTACGTCAACGAATGCCGGGTCGAACAGCTCTATCGCGACGCGCGCGTGACCACGATCTATGAGGGCACCAGCGAGGTCCAGCGCATCGTCATCGCCAGGCAGATTGGACAGCAATGA
- a CDS encoding terpene cyclase/mutase family protein: MRRLRRNGMAAISLLSLLAVAVTAASGADDPLPQALRAKVEASIDRGLAYLASTQAADGGWEAFGKSHPGVTALVLKSFLQDDDYGVHHAVSRRGIEYLMKFVQPDGGIYPEGEGHNNYNTSVAIMALASAGERYEDAIRKARDYLKKIQWDSDEGHERSSAWYGGAGYGRGKRPDLSNTQFMVEALHESGLPPDDPAYRKAMVFISRCQMLSETNDQSFAGGSSDGGFIYSPNADGESKAGTVEVDGKPRLRSYGSMTYAGFKSMLYADLKRDDPRVVSAFDWIRRYYTLDQNPNMPEPQAHEGLYYFYHTFARALQAWGQEVITDGRGIPHPWRAELCEKLFSLQRPDGSWLNEEDRWYEGNPALVTAYSILAMQTALDTPEAGQLKPEKR; the protein is encoded by the coding sequence ATGCGACGTTTGCGCCGGAACGGAATGGCGGCGATTTCCCTTCTTTCGCTTCTTGCTGTCGCCGTGACGGCGGCATCCGGAGCGGACGACCCGCTTCCGCAGGCATTGCGTGCCAAGGTGGAGGCGTCCATCGATCGCGGGCTGGCCTATCTTGCGTCCACGCAGGCGGCTGATGGCGGGTGGGAAGCATTCGGGAAGTCTCATCCCGGCGTCACCGCACTCGTCCTCAAGTCCTTTCTCCAGGACGACGACTATGGCGTCCATCATGCCGTCTCCCGCCGCGGGATCGAATACCTCATGAAGTTCGTTCAGCCGGACGGCGGCATTTACCCTGAGGGTGAAGGTCACAACAATTACAATACAAGTGTCGCGATCATGGCACTCGCCTCGGCCGGGGAGCGGTACGAGGACGCCATCCGCAAGGCCCGAGACTATCTCAAGAAGATTCAATGGGACTCCGACGAAGGACACGAGCGCTCCAGCGCCTGGTACGGCGGCGCGGGCTACGGCCGCGGCAAGCGACCGGACCTTTCCAACACGCAATTCATGGTCGAGGCTCTCCACGAGAGCGGGCTGCCACCGGACGATCCCGCCTATCGCAAGGCGATGGTCTTCATCTCCCGCTGCCAGATGCTCAGCGAGACGAACGACCAGTCTTTCGCCGGCGGCAGTTCCGACGGTGGGTTCATCTACTCCCCGAATGCCGACGGAGAGTCCAAAGCCGGTACCGTCGAGGTCGACGGCAAGCCACGGCTGCGCAGTTACGGCTCCATGACCTACGCGGGGTTCAAGAGCATGCTCTATGCGGATCTCAAGCGCGACGATCCGCGCGTGGTCAGCGCGTTTGACTGGATCCGTCGGTACTACACGCTCGATCAGAATCCCAACATGCCCGAGCCGCAGGCGCATGAGGGTCTGTACTACTTCTACCATACCTTCGCCCGGGCCTTGCAGGCGTGGGGACAGGAAGTCATTACCGATGGGCGGGGCATTCCCCACCCGTGGCGGGCGGAGCTCTGCGAGAAGCTTTTCTCCCTCCAGCGGCCTGATGGAAGCTGGCTGAATGAAGAGGATCGCTGGTACGAGGGTAATCCCGCTCTGGTAACGGCCTACAGCATTCTCGCTATGCAGACGGCGCTGGACACGCCCGAGGCGGGGCAGCTCAAACCGGAGAAGCGTTAG